Proteins encoded within one genomic window of Bradyrhizobium sp. 186:
- a CDS encoding LysR family transcriptional regulator: MDRFDAMRVFTRIVERRSFTQAADDLGLPRSSVTDAVKGLEARLGVRLLRRTTRQVSPTLDGEAYYRRCVNLIADIEDAEGAFVGTKPSGLVRVDVHGTQARYFLLPGLPRFRQQYPDIRLHFSEAHQPLDMIREGLDCILRAGELSDSPLIKRRLALLDRGTFASPDYLSRFGMPRTPDDLAGHEMVGLLSPDSGEVVSLVFGGGGKTRQVALPAMVTVTGPETNVACACMGLGLIQVPRYRVSSELASGALVEVLAGFPPSPLPIHVLYSHTRQLSPRLRVFIDWMAEQFRDRHSPTE; this comes from the coding sequence ATGGATCGTTTCGACGCCATGCGCGTCTTCACCCGCATTGTGGAACGGCGCAGTTTCACCCAAGCCGCTGACGATCTTGGTTTGCCACGCTCCTCGGTGACTGATGCCGTGAAGGGACTGGAGGCGCGGTTGGGGGTACGGCTATTGCGGCGCACGACGCGGCAGGTCAGTCCGACCCTGGATGGCGAGGCCTACTATCGGCGCTGTGTGAACCTGATCGCGGACATAGAGGACGCGGAGGGCGCCTTCGTCGGAACCAAACCTTCGGGCCTGGTTCGTGTCGACGTTCACGGCACCCAGGCGCGGTATTTCCTGTTACCGGGCCTGCCTCGATTCCGGCAGCAATATCCCGATATCCGGCTGCACTTCAGCGAAGCGCACCAACCGCTGGACATGATCCGGGAGGGACTCGACTGCATCCTTCGGGCCGGCGAGCTGAGCGACAGTCCGCTGATCAAGCGGCGCCTGGCGCTGCTCGACAGGGGGACCTTCGCCAGCCCGGATTATCTCAGCCGTTTCGGCATGCCGCGAACGCCTGACGACCTCGCAGGTCATGAGATGGTCGGATTGCTTTCGCCGGACTCCGGCGAAGTCGTTTCGCTCGTCTTCGGCGGCGGCGGCAAGACGCGTCAAGTCGCGTTGCCAGCGATGGTGACGGTGACCGGTCCAGAGACCAACGTTGCGTGCGCGTGCATGGGCCTCGGACTGATTCAGGTGCCGCGATATCGCGTCAGCTCCGAGCTTGCCAGCGGCGCGCTGGTCGAAGTGCTCGCCGGCTTTCCACCGTCGCCGCTGCCTATCCACGTCCTCTACTCCCATACGCGGCAACTGTCGCCGCGCCTGCGAGTGTTCATAGACTGGATGGCCGAGCAGTTCCGCGACCGGCACTCGCCGACTGAATGA
- a CDS encoding class I SAM-dependent methyltransferase — translation MAISGAVTSQSAAPALIDLTAVKARQQDAWSSGDYAVVGTTLQIVGEDLCEALDIRAGQTVLDVAAGNGNVALAAARRWCDVTATDYVPALLDRARERAAAERLDIKFREADAEMLPFTDCSFDVVVSTFGVMFTPDQDRAAAELVRVCKRGGKIGLANWTPEGFIGQLFKTIGTHVPPPPEARSPALWGTRGRLAEMFDPCAASIKSAQRNFVFRYRSPEHWLHVFKAYYGPILKAFAALPPAGQSALEHDLKALIGRFNRSGDGTLVVPSEYLEVVVTVL, via the coding sequence ATGGCCATCTCCGGCGCCGTAACAAGTCAAAGTGCCGCACCGGCACTGATCGATCTCACTGCGGTCAAGGCCCGCCAGCAGGACGCATGGTCCTCCGGCGACTACGCCGTCGTCGGCACCACCCTCCAAATCGTCGGCGAGGACCTGTGCGAGGCGCTCGATATCCGCGCAGGACAGACGGTGCTCGACGTCGCCGCCGGCAACGGCAACGTCGCGCTAGCCGCTGCGCGGCGCTGGTGCGACGTGACCGCCACCGATTATGTTCCGGCGCTGCTTGATCGCGCCCGCGAACGCGCGGCTGCCGAGCGGCTGGACATCAAGTTCCGCGAGGCCGACGCCGAGATGCTGCCTTTCACCGATTGCAGCTTCGACGTCGTCGTCTCGACCTTCGGGGTGATGTTCACGCCCGATCAGGATCGTGCCGCCGCGGAACTGGTCCGCGTCTGCAAGCGCGGCGGTAAAATCGGGCTCGCCAACTGGACGCCGGAAGGCTTCATCGGCCAGCTCTTCAAGACCATCGGCACGCATGTTCCACCGCCTCCCGAAGCCAGGTCGCCGGCGCTTTGGGGCACGCGGGGTCGTCTCGCCGAGATGTTCGACCCGTGCGCGGCATCCATCAAATCGGCGCAACGCAACTTTGTATTCCGCTATCGCTCGCCGGAGCACTGGCTGCACGTCTTCAAGGCCTATTACGGCCCGATCCTCAAGGCGTTCGCCGCGCTCCCGCCCGCGGGGCAATCGGCCCTGGAACATGATCTCAAGGCACTGATCGGCAGGTTCAACCGTTCGGGGGACGGCACCTTGGTCGTGCCGAGCGAATATCTCGAAGTCGTCGTCACGGTGCTTTGA
- a CDS encoding transcriptional regulator produces the protein MSVESDRPALAGMPSLQVRLLGPLAISRDGAALALPASRKVRALIAYLSLAPHAVPRSQLCELLWDLPNDPRGELRWSLSKARSILDEPGRRRIDTQADTIRLDLSDCFVDAAEISRAVQGGFETIAPHRLRALATLFCGDFVEGLEIDRSPAFTSWLIATRRRFRGCQAALLEHLVRSIPGDEAFGYLETWLQLAPFDRRAHEAMLIALARRGRIREGEEHLAATARQFEAEGIDATSIRKGWRSAIANAEETPRAAVVDSVVVVAPGRPADIVIAASRRASIAVMPFADQSAAANVPGGPADGLAHDVITRLAKLRSLFVIAQASVFALRERQIAPEEAGRMLNVDYVASGSLRRHGKRLTVTVELAETRSARIVWAEVFNRSKDDAFLVLDEIGDRIVASIASEIETIERNRAILRAPNSLDAWEAHHRGLWHMYRFNKSDNERAQHFFETAVRLDPTFSRAYAGLSFTHWQKAFQSWAKREQEVDLAYKAAGQSLMADDRDPAAHWAMGRVLWLRGSHDQSVVELERSIELSPNFAQGHYSLAFVQAQTGDPLAAIVSSDHSRDLSPFDPLLFGMLGARTIALVRLARFEEAANWAVKAAARPNAHSHILAIAAFSLALADRLDEGRAYIASIHKTLPRYGLDDFFAAFQFAAEGTAFFREGARRIGMV, from the coding sequence ATGTCCGTGGAATCGGACCGACCGGCTCTAGCAGGTATGCCCTCGCTGCAAGTGCGCCTGCTCGGGCCTCTGGCGATCAGCCGCGATGGCGCCGCGCTGGCGCTGCCGGCATCACGCAAGGTGCGCGCGCTTATCGCCTATTTGTCGCTTGCCCCGCACGCGGTCCCTCGCAGCCAGCTTTGCGAGTTGCTGTGGGATCTCCCGAACGATCCACGCGGCGAACTGCGCTGGAGCCTCAGCAAGGCCAGGAGCATTCTCGACGAGCCTGGCCGGCGCAGGATCGATACCCAGGCCGACACCATCAGGCTCGACCTGTCGGACTGCTTCGTCGATGCTGCCGAGATCAGCCGAGCGGTCCAGGGTGGCTTCGAGACGATTGCACCGCACCGGCTGCGAGCGCTCGCGACGCTGTTTTGTGGAGACTTTGTCGAAGGCCTCGAGATCGATCGCAGCCCGGCCTTTACCAGTTGGCTGATTGCGACCCGACGCCGCTTCCGCGGCTGCCAAGCCGCCCTGCTCGAGCACCTCGTCCGCAGCATTCCCGGTGATGAGGCCTTTGGCTATCTGGAAACGTGGCTGCAGCTCGCTCCCTTCGATCGGCGTGCTCACGAGGCGATGCTAATCGCGCTCGCCCGCCGCGGACGTATTCGCGAGGGCGAAGAGCATTTGGCAGCGACAGCGCGACAGTTTGAAGCCGAAGGTATCGATGCCACATCGATTCGCAAAGGGTGGCGTTCAGCCATAGCAAACGCGGAGGAGACGCCGCGTGCCGCGGTTGTTGATTCCGTTGTGGTGGTCGCGCCGGGCAGGCCCGCCGATATCGTTATCGCTGCCTCCCGCCGCGCCTCCATCGCGGTGATGCCATTTGCTGATCAATCTGCCGCGGCCAACGTACCCGGCGGACCGGCGGACGGCCTCGCCCACGACGTCATCACCCGGCTCGCCAAACTGCGGAGCCTTTTCGTCATCGCCCAAGCCAGCGTCTTCGCACTACGCGAGCGGCAAATCGCACCGGAAGAAGCTGGCCGGATGCTCAACGTCGACTATGTCGCCAGTGGATCGTTGCGGCGTCACGGCAAGCGGCTCACCGTGACGGTCGAACTCGCTGAGACCCGCAGCGCCCGTATCGTCTGGGCGGAGGTCTTCAATCGTAGCAAGGACGACGCATTTCTCGTTCTCGACGAAATTGGGGATCGGATCGTCGCGTCCATCGCCAGCGAGATCGAGACGATTGAACGTAACCGCGCGATCCTGAGGGCCCCAAATTCGCTCGATGCGTGGGAGGCTCATCACCGCGGCCTGTGGCACATGTACCGGTTCAACAAGTCCGACAACGAGCGCGCGCAGCATTTCTTCGAGACAGCGGTCCGCCTCGATCCAACCTTCTCCCGCGCCTATGCGGGCTTGTCCTTCACGCATTGGCAGAAAGCATTTCAGAGCTGGGCGAAGCGGGAACAGGAAGTGGATCTGGCTTACAAGGCCGCCGGACAAAGCCTTATGGCTGATGATCGCGATCCGGCGGCGCACTGGGCGATGGGCCGAGTGCTCTGGCTGCGCGGCAGCCATGACCAGTCCGTTGTCGAATTGGAGCGGTCGATCGAGCTCAGTCCAAATTTTGCCCAAGGTCATTACTCGCTCGCATTCGTCCAGGCTCAGACCGGCGATCCCCTTGCGGCAATCGTGTCCTCCGACCATTCGCGGGATCTAAGTCCATTCGATCCACTGCTCTTCGGCATGCTAGGCGCACGTACAATAGCACTCGTGCGTCTCGCCAGATTCGAGGAAGCCGCAAACTGGGCCGTCAAGGCCGCCGCCCGCCCGAATGCACACTCGCATATCCTGGCGATAGCCGCCTTTTCCTTGGCGCTCGCCGATCGGCTCGACGAGGGGCGCGCCTACATCGCCTCCATTCACAAGACGCTACCGCGCTACGGGCTCGACGATTTTTTTGCTGCCTTCCAGTTTGCAGCGGAAGGTACAGCGTTCTTTCGAGAGGGGGCCAGGCGCATCGGAATGGTTTGA
- a CDS encoding IS1182 family transposase — protein MKRFIDGADRGQSTLFPECVEDWIGEDNPVRVIDVLVDGLDLAELGFGGIDPEATGRPSYHPSVLLKLYIYGYLNRVQSSRRLEREAGRNVEVMWLLGRLAPDHKTIADFRKDNGLALRKVCARFVELCREMGLLATASVAIDGSKFKAVNNRDKNFTRAKVERRRAQLEESVARYLSQLDTADRQEPTEALAAKVTRLTEKLTKLKAEMGKLAVYEKQMLASPDQQISLTDPDSRSMATSGRGSGTVGYNVQVAVDTEHHLIVTHEVTNSGSDRAQLANMAKQAKAVLKTETLDAVADRGYFSSLEILGCHEAGITVTLPKPMTSGAKSEGRFGKQDFAYLPEEDAYRCPAGEQLPYRFTSEEDGKRLRRYWTTACQDCSLKSQCTTGPERRIPRWEHEHLLEAVQQRLDANPQAMRLRRETVEHPFGTMKARMGATHFLTKTLPKVAAEMALSVLAYNLTRVMNIVGTKPLIAAIVA, from the coding sequence ATGAAGCGCTTCATTGATGGTGCGGATCGTGGGCAGAGCACGCTGTTTCCTGAATGCGTGGAAGACTGGATCGGCGAGGACAATCCGGTTCGCGTCATCGACGTCCTCGTCGACGGCCTCGATCTGGCCGAGCTTGGGTTCGGCGGGATCGATCCCGAGGCAACGGGCCGGCCATCGTACCATCCCTCGGTTCTCCTGAAGCTGTATATCTACGGTTATTTGAACCGAGTGCAGTCGAGCCGGCGGCTCGAACGAGAAGCCGGACGCAACGTTGAGGTCATGTGGCTATTGGGCCGGCTCGCTCCTGATCACAAGACGATCGCGGACTTCCGCAAAGACAATGGTCTGGCGCTGCGCAAGGTATGTGCTCGCTTCGTCGAACTCTGCCGTGAGATGGGCCTTCTGGCGACGGCGAGCGTCGCGATCGATGGCAGCAAGTTCAAGGCCGTGAACAACCGGGACAAGAACTTCACACGAGCGAAGGTGGAGCGGCGGCGTGCCCAACTGGAGGAGAGCGTCGCGCGCTATTTGAGCCAACTTGATACCGCCGATCGACAGGAACCGACGGAGGCGCTGGCGGCGAAGGTAACAAGGCTCACCGAGAAACTGACGAAGCTGAAGGCGGAAATGGGCAAGCTTGCCGTCTACGAGAAGCAGATGCTTGCTTCGCCTGATCAGCAAATCTCACTGACTGATCCCGATAGCCGGTCGATGGCGACGAGCGGGCGTGGTTCCGGCACCGTCGGCTACAACGTGCAAGTCGCCGTGGATACCGAGCACCATCTGATTGTGACGCATGAGGTTACGAACAGCGGCTCAGATCGGGCTCAACTGGCCAATATGGCCAAGCAGGCCAAGGCTGTTCTCAAGACCGAGACGCTCGATGCCGTGGCCGATCGCGGCTACTTCAGCAGCCTGGAGATCCTCGGGTGTCACGAGGCAGGCATCACAGTGACTCTGCCCAAGCCGATGACGTCGGGTGCCAAATCGGAGGGGCGCTTCGGTAAGCAGGATTTTGCCTATTTGCCAGAGGAGGATGCCTATCGCTGTCCAGCCGGGGAGCAACTGCCATATCGCTTTACGAGCGAGGAGGACGGCAAGCGGCTACGGCGCTACTGGACCACAGCTTGTCAAGATTGTTCGCTCAAATCGCAGTGCACGACAGGGCCAGAGCGGCGGATTCCGCGATGGGAGCATGAGCATCTGCTCGAAGCTGTGCAGCAGCGCCTTGATGCAAACCCACAAGCCATGCGCCTGCGTCGCGAGACGGTCGAGCATCCGTTCGGCACGATGAAGGCCCGCATGGGAGCGACACACTTCCTCACCAAAACGCTTCCAAAAGTAGCCGCCGAGATGGCTCTCTCGGTCCTCGCCTATAACCTGACACGAGTGATGAACATCGTCGGGACCAAGCCACTAATAGCTGCAATTGTGGCCTGA